Proteins encoded by one window of Paenibacillus urinalis:
- a CDS encoding alpha/beta-type small acid-soluble spore protein has translation MARNKSKLVPECRQMLEQMKYEIAAEFGIYTGGSHAGGADTEFGDELGSTNGHSSFAGWGYLTSRENGSIGGEITKRLVRSAESSSFQIPNL, from the coding sequence ATGGCAAGAAACAAGAGCAAGCTGGTTCCGGAATGCCGTCAAATGCTGGAGCAAATGAAGTATGAAATCGCAGCGGAGTTTGGGATATATACGGGCGGTTCCCATGCAGGGGGTGCAGACACAGAGTTTGGTGATGAGCTGGGCTCAACCAATGGCCATTCTTCGTTTGCTGGATGGGGATATCTAACCTCTAGAGAAAACGGATCGATCGGCGGAGAAATCACAAAACGTCTTGTCCGATCGGCGGAGTCTAGTTCCTTCCAGATCCCTAATCTATAG